The following proteins come from a genomic window of Sardina pilchardus chromosome 1, fSarPil1.1, whole genome shotgun sequence:
- the LOC134075847 gene encoding uncharacterized protein LOC134075847: MCKERMQPACKERMQPASGVTRKKMRAECLKKHPNLSILQDKMIRTRVERRKYLQTHSTMEALEEYPGLRFPVILLTESQSQLDVDIDRSIMTGMGQIAKKVIEECQRRATGQDLFCMYEEAKSMQHEECHRGLQVILGTLLLPYLFRENPKALYVINRKDPEVPTPVLVITGNPFMEASFAVQLDFQDVLTQEVDEVTQALATLMSIYFVFNIEYHKSVKNTLCFIQKYLMSNTPEGKISPTVIKMANYLFS; the protein is encoded by the exons ATGTGCAAGGAGAGGATGCAGCCAGCGTGCAAGGAGAGGATGCAGCCAGCCTCAGGTGTCACCAGGAAAAAAATGCGGGCCGAATGCCTTAAGAAACATCCCAATCTATCCATCCTGCAAGACAAAATGATCCGCACAcgagtagagaggagaaaatACTTGCAAACTCATTCAACTATGGAGGCCCTTGAAGAATATCCTGGGCTAAGATTCCCAGTTATA ctCCTCACAGAATCACAAAGCCAGCTAGATGTTGACATAGACCGCAGCATCATGACAGGAATGGGTCAAATCGCAAAGAAGGTCATAGAGGAATGTCAGCGGCGAGCTACTGGACAGGACCtcttttgcatgtatgaggaggCCAAATCAATGCAACATGAGGAGTGTCACAGAG GTCTGCAAGTCATCCTGGGCACCTTGCTCCTTCCATACCTGTTCAGAGAGAACCCCAAAGCACTTTATGTGATCAATAGAAAG GATCCAGAGGTTCCAACGCCGGTACTGGTCATTACAGGGAACCCCTTCATGGAGGCTTCTTTTGCTGTTCAACTCGACTTTCAGGATGTCCTTACCCAAGAAGTTGATGAGGTCACCCAGGCTTTGGCCACCCTAAtgtctatttattttgtttttaatattgAATACCATAAGAGTGTAAAAAACACCCTCTGTTTCATACAAAAATACCTAATGTCAAACACACCAGAGGGAAAGATCAGCCCCACTGTAATTAAAATGgccaattatttattttcttaa
- the LOC134079091 gene encoding zinc finger protein 665-like translates to CGKAFINKYTLKNHQRIHTGEKPHQCLLCGKAFTYTTTLKRHQMIHTGEKPHQCSQCGKAFTQKRNLKLHQTIHTGEKPHQCSQCEKAFTQKRNLKLHQMIHTGEKPHQCSQCGNAFTRKAYLKRHQRTHTGEKPYPCSQCGMTFSHNASLKTHQMIHSGEKPHRCTQCGKAFTQKGHLKLHQMIHSGEKQHRCTQCGKAFTQKSHLKLHQMIHSGEKPHQCLLCGRAFREANALKIHQMIHSGEKPHQCLLCGKAFKRRTRLKLHQMIHTGEKPHQCLLCGRAFTEANTLKIHQMIHSGEKPHQCLLCGRTFRDPNTLKRHQRTHTGEKPHQCMLCGKAFRVPETLKRHQRIHTIEKPHQCMLCGKAFTQKGDLKRHQRTHTGEKPYPCSQCGMTFSHSASLKTHQMIHSGEKSHQCTTCGKCFGVNSDLKRHQRIHT, encoded by the coding sequence tgtggaaaagcctttattaataagtacactcttaaaaatcatcagaggatccatactggagaaaagccacatcagtgtttgctgtgtggaaaggcttttacatATACAACAACTCTTAAGagacatcagatgatccatactggagaaaagccacatcagtgttctcagtgtggaaaggcttttacacaAAAGCGTAATCTGAAGCTTCATCAGacgatccatactggagaaaagccacatcagtgttctcagtgtgaaaAGGCTTTTACACAAAAGCGTAATCTGAAGcttcatcagatgatccatactggagaaaagccacatcagtgttctcagtgtggaaatgCTTTTACACGAAAGGCTTATCTCAAGAGACATCAGaggacccatactggagaaaagccatatccatgttctcagtgtggaatgaCCTTTAGTCACAACGCCAGCCTCAAgacacatcagatgatccattctggagaaaagccacatcggtgtactcagtgtggaaaggcctttacacaaaagggTCACCTCAAgctacatcagatgatccattctggagaaaagcaaCATCGGTGtactcagtgtggaaaggcctttacacaaaagaGTCACCTCAAgctacatcagatgatccattctggagaaaagccacatcagtgtttgctgtgtggaagGGCTTTTAGAGAAGCAAATGCTCTTAagatacatcagatgatccattctggagaaaagccacatcagtgtttgctgtgtggaaaggcctttaaacGAAGAACTCGTCTCAAgctacatcagatgatccatactggagaaaagccacatcagtgtttgctgtgtggaagGGCTTTTACAGAAGCAAACACTCTTAagatacatcagatgatccattctggagaaaagccacatcagtgtttgctgtgtggaagGACTTTTAGAGATCCAAACACTCTCAAGAGACATCAGAGGacccacactggagaaaagccacatcagtgtatgctgtgtggaaaggcttttagaGTTCCAGAAACTCTCAAgagacatcagaggatccatactatagaaaagccacatcagtgtatgctgtgtgggaaggcctttacacaaaagggTGACCTCAAGAGACATCAGaggacccatactggagaaaagccatatccatgttctcagtgtggaatgaCCTTTAGTCACAGCGCCAGCCTCAAgacacatcagatgatccattctggagaaaagtcacatcagtgtactacatgtgggaagtgTTTTGGGGTCAACTCAGATCTCAAGAGACACCAGAGGATTCATACTTGA